One Thermodesulfovibrionales bacterium DNA segment encodes these proteins:
- a CDS encoding KpsF/GutQ family sugar-phosphate isomerase, whose product MDDVLHIAAKVLSAEADAVLALRERLDSNFEKAVEIIYRSLGRVVVTGMGKSGLVGKKIAATLASTGTPAFSLHPAEASHGDLGMVTADDVVMAISNSGETEELVGLIPFLKRFNVSLISMTGNPDSTLSKTADVNLDVSVKEEACPLGVVPTASTTAAMAMGDAIAVALLTKRGFQEEDFALFHPGGSLGKKLFIQVRDLMHSGKALPVVSPATSMIEAVVEISSKRLGITLVTDSESKILGVVTDGDLRRGIEQWGKSLFDMRAEEVMTKKPKTIGGSELAAKALSIMERHAITSLVVPDDDGRALGVIHLHDILKKGIV is encoded by the coding sequence ATGGACGACGTTCTTCACATAGCAGCGAAGGTCCTCAGCGCAGAGGCGGATGCCGTCCTTGCCCTGAGAGAGAGGCTCGACAGCAATTTTGAGAAGGCTGTGGAGATTATCTACAGAAGCCTCGGCAGGGTTGTTGTTACGGGCATGGGCAAATCAGGGCTCGTCGGCAAGAAGATCGCTGCGACTCTCGCATCCACAGGTACCCCTGCCTTCTCCCTTCATCCGGCTGAGGCAAGTCATGGCGACCTCGGGATGGTCACGGCCGATGATGTGGTTATGGCCATTTCAAACAGCGGTGAGACCGAAGAGCTCGTCGGCCTGATACCGTTTCTGAAGCGCTTCAACGTGAGTCTCATCTCCATGACAGGAAATCCCGATTCGACCCTTTCAAAGACAGCGGATGTGAATCTTGATGTATCTGTAAAGGAGGAAGCATGTCCTCTCGGAGTCGTGCCGACGGCCTCTACGACAGCCGCAATGGCCATGGGCGACGCCATTGCCGTTGCCCTTCTCACAAAGAGGGGATTTCAGGAGGAAGACTTCGCCCTTTTTCATCCGGGCGGCAGCCTCGGAAAGAAGCTCTTCATTCAGGTCAGGGACCTTATGCACAGCGGTAAAGCCCTCCCCGTCGTATCTCCGGCCACGTCCATGATAGAGGCGGTTGTTGAGATATCGTCCAAGCGGCTCGGTATCACCCTCGTTACGGATTCGGAGAGCAAGATCCTCGGTGTTGTCACCGACGGCGACCTGAGGCGAGGGATAGAGCAGTGGGGAAAGTCCCTCTTTGATATGAGAGCAGAAGAGGTCATGACAAAGAAACCCAAGACGATTGGAGGGAGTGAGCTTGCGGCAAAGGCCCTCTCGATCATGGAGCGGCATGCCATCACGTCTCTTGTCGTCCCCGATGACGACGGCCGTGCCCTGGGTGTCATCCACCTACACGACATATTGAAGAAGGGGATCGTCTAG